The Bombus vancouverensis nearcticus chromosome 3, iyBomVanc1_principal, whole genome shotgun sequence genomic sequence aataattatcttctgtgaaaatatattttgtttgaaaggATACAATCTTGTAATTTTATGTGATCCTTAAATATAGTATACCACTTTTTTAAAACTATCTTTTCCCAATGAGTTCCAGTTTGGGCtgctattaatttttttaaatcccCTATTGTATCATCTGGATTGCATTTAACTCTAACTTTTTTACCAAGACGATCATTACATGTTATTTCTAGCATTTTTTAccttgaaataaataattattcaaaaggtattgtatttatatgaatattaataataaatataaaaaataaatacatccaattacaattttaaaaactaatttttgatTAATATCAATGAATATATATTCACATTAATAAAAGCGAGATCTCTTTAAAATCTAATTAAATATATGAATCTAATAATAGGATAAAACATAAGCTTTAAATGCAActtaaattaatttcgtttatcAAACCAATATTCAGAAAAGAAAATTTGCATTTTGCattt encodes the following:
- the ubl gene encoding ubiquitin-like protein 5 — its product is MLEITCNDRLGKKVRVKCNPDDTIGDLKKLIAAQTGTHWEKIVLKKWYTIFKDHIKLQDYEIHDGMNLELYYQ